The genomic interval CTCCTATTGTATTTACCTATAAGAGGAGGGGCAAAAAGGGAAACTCACACAAAGATACGGTTAAAGGGATAGTGGGAGATGAAGATATGGTTTCAACAAGCAAAATAGAAGAGGAGGCCGTTGGAGGAGGGACCACGGGAGGATGGACAAATGGGGGAAGGCTGGAATGAAGGAGGCAGGAAGAATTTAGTGAAGAAAGGGGAGATTCGATCTTCATGGAGGGATTTCCAGCATCTCTCGAATACCAAGTTGGGTTGCTTTAGTCTTATTATTTTCTGAGTATTTCCTTCATCTTTTTCCTTCTGTTTTTGATTGTGAACACTCTTGAATCTTGTGGCTGATAAGGAAGGAATTATTCAATATGAAGATCGTGCTATTTTTTATTGTTCTCtgttcttttcttcttattacAACTCTTTTTTCCCGATTAGAAGCTGGTTAGAAAGGTGCTCTAGAGCAGGTGCCTAACAGAATCACTTGGAAAAGTTATTAGGAGGTCAAGGAGGAAACACACCATCGGGTCCATATAAATTTGCAAGTTTGATGATACAAATGCATAAGCTCAAAGGGGAAACCCTTGCTTACGACTTACCCTACATCTGAGTCAAAAAATTTAATACCTGAGGGATTGCACAAAATCGAAATATGGAAAGATCTCTCAAGTTAGACATGTATTTCAGACAATCCTCCACATGGTTCAAAGCATTAGTGACCAAATCATTGAGGCACTGCACGGCCTTGACTGAATTCTCCTCGTATTTAAAATCCTGCAGCAAAAAAATGGTGAAACAAGCAAATCAGATGAAAAGACAGTAGAAAAATTAGAAAGTAGAAAGCAAAAGATAAATGGAATATAGACTTATGCACCTCTAATTTATCAGCATATTTGCCCCAAATCTCACGAGGCCAAAACATCCGAGACTTTGGTATCTCATTAATGTCCTCCAAGTAATCTCGGATAATGTTTGTTTTCTGTGTGAAATAGTTCAAAACAAGCATGTCAGAGTCAAACTTCAACAAGTTAATGAACTATTTGAAAGAACAATGATCACTTAAGTAATAATAGTTGACCTGAAGAAACAATCCCATTGAATTTGAAAGAGAATCAGGTGCCAAATCCTCTAACTTTGCAGCGTGGAACAGCTTAGATAAACCTAGTCCGACAAGTCCAGCTACGTAGTGGCAATATTCATCATAATCATCAACTGTCTCAACCTACAAGAAGAGAAGAATTGTTTCAGTCTCTTCACCAATCAATACATTACTTCCACCATGCCCCTCACATTACTAATTTACTACTCTATTAGGTAGGAAGGAAAGAGAAAATGTGTAATATTGAcacttcaaataaaattaacagGAAATAGTTTAAGAGCATTAATTTTAACTGTCCCTAAGCAGGTCTTGTTAATAGACTAATGTTACAAAAATGGCACAAATGCAATGCAAATAAAAGTCAACATACATAAGGAAAATAATGTGTCGAAAGTACATAGTATGCAAATGTAAAAGCCAATAAGAAACATGGATGACAGACCCATATTGTACCTCTTGGCAAATGAATTTAGCCATTCCTGCACCCATCCGTTTTGTGATATCCTCAATCGCTTCCTGGTACCTGCAGAAGCAATTAAGCATCGTGAGTTAAATACCGAAGAACTTTTGGTGAGAATCAGAGATGTTGAATGCAGAAGGATTTTTTTATGTTCCATTTTAAGAACTTCGACAAGTTGGAGGCCTTTTATTAGATACCAAAATGAAAAGGTTGCTCTAGAGTTGGACAACTAGTTCCACTAGTCTCTTGTAGCTTTCTTTCTTGTACACATAtaagtttgtttatttttttaaagaaagaaaataagaaagcaGAAATAATTGCAGTGATGAAGTAAATTGAATTCAGAAAGAACATCAAGTCATTAATGTACCATCATCCCTGAACCATTAATTGTAGTTTATTGAAGATCTTTAAACAATCCCCAAGCCAGAAGAAAATGTGGGGGAAAAAACACTGCTATAGACATTAATCAACAATTAATTACTGAGCATCAGACAGGAATCAGTAGGTTCCAGTAACAAACCCTTTCCCAAGTTCTAGAAACGCAGTTGAAACATGATGAAACTCATCCATAAGAACTTTATAGTCCTTTGTGCCACCTAAATATAGGAAAAAGAACACATTCAGTAGAAGAAGAGGAGATCCTGAATAAAAACAACTCTTAAAACATCGTTCTCATATGCACAGAActtcattttattaatttgttttttttatctaaagAGAGGACAGAATCAGTAGTACAAAACTTACATGAAAAATGCCAATCACGGTTATATATGTGACAGTGAAAAGCTTTCAGAATGGGCACTTTGATGTCCGTTTGTATGCCTGTATCATCCTCTGTAAAGAACATATCAACGGTAGATCAGTTTGAAAACATCTACCAGGAGGACAGAATCTTTCAGGAAACCCAAGAGGTGCAACGTGAAGTCTAAGGAGAGAAGTAAATGCCATAAACCAAAAAATCTCTATGATAATAAGACCATTAGGCTAACCCacatcaaaatgaaacaaacagGAAATTCTACATGTTCTTCATACATACACATGTATCTATATAattggaaagaagaaaaatagtttttatcaaTTAAGTAACATATTAAGATAGGAtgattttttgtaattattctctTGGAAACATTTTACTTTGTTGAAATCCCTCTCTAAGGGGTTTTGTGGGCTTGGTTTTTTTGTATGCCCTTGTATTCTTCCTTTTTACTTAGTTGGAATCCCAACTGTTAAGATTGTGAGTACTCAAGTGAGAACTTGAAATAGATTAAGTTTACAAACTTAGGGTAATGGACTTAAGATAATTTAGTAGGAGTAAGATGGTATGAGATATATGCTAAGGAAGGAAGTAA from Benincasa hispida cultivar B227 chromosome 10, ASM972705v1, whole genome shotgun sequence carries:
- the LOC120088762 gene encoding squalene synthase 12-like, encoding MGSLGAILKHPDDFYPLLKLKMAARHAEKQIPPEPHWGFCYTMLHRVSRSFALVIQQLEPELRNAVCIFYLVLRALDTVEDDTGIQTDIKVPILKAFHCHIYNRDWHFSCGTKDYKVLMDEFHHVSTAFLELGKGYQEAIEDITKRMGAGMAKFICQEVETVDDYDEYCHYVAGLVGLGLSKLFHAAKLEDLAPDSLSNSMGLFLQKTNIIRDYLEDINEIPKSRMFWPREIWGKYADKLEDFKYEENSVKAVQCLNDLVTNALNHVEDCLKYMSNLRDLSIFRFCAIPQIMAIGTLALCYNNIEVFRGVVKMRRGLTAKVIDRTKTMADVYGAFFDFSVMLKAKVNSSDPNASKTLSRIEAIQQTCKQSGLLNKRKLYVVRSEPMYNPAVIVILFSLLCIILAYLSAKQLPANQSV